In Halococcus agarilyticus, one genomic interval encodes:
- a CDS encoding DUF63 family protein produces the protein MAAIADRVDPVRGWLAAAIAAVIVVAGSAVAFPQRVYSGFLWRYFWGPIDADAHNAACAVRTDGVVRRFAEESACQAAAAQGAVVARPGYTIVSEVGYALTLLFMLIGVLLLIERLGVGTDRRLLYALLPFALFGGALRVVEDANDAVPDSATAAISYPANALIISPVIYLTVFVVTLVALLVALRLARRGMVAEYYGALAAFGTLALVATLGYLTFLSISTEALGFYPQMLVLTLGIASAIAGGVYLAIERIEPAINAGTGFVGLAVIWAQAIDGVANVLASDWWDAIGLPFQYTAKHPANAIIVGFTETVFPPSFVAAVGDSWPFLVVKVALAVGILWLFDDRIIEESPRYSLLLLLAVIVVGLGPGTRDMLRATFGI, from the coding sequence ATGGCAGCGATAGCGGACCGGGTCGACCCCGTTCGGGGATGGCTCGCGGCAGCGATCGCGGCGGTGATCGTCGTCGCGGGAAGCGCGGTCGCGTTCCCACAGCGGGTGTACTCGGGCTTTCTCTGGCGGTACTTCTGGGGACCGATCGACGCAGACGCGCACAACGCGGCGTGTGCGGTCCGGACGGACGGCGTCGTGCGGCGATTCGCCGAGGAGAGTGCGTGCCAGGCCGCCGCGGCGCAGGGGGCGGTCGTCGCGAGGCCCGGCTACACGATCGTCTCCGAGGTCGGCTACGCGCTCACCCTGCTGTTCATGCTGATCGGCGTCCTCCTGTTGATCGAACGTCTCGGCGTCGGGACCGATCGGCGACTCCTGTACGCACTGCTCCCGTTCGCGCTGTTCGGCGGCGCGCTCCGGGTGGTCGAGGACGCGAACGACGCCGTTCCCGACTCCGCGACCGCCGCGATCTCCTACCCCGCGAACGCGCTCATCATCAGCCCCGTCATCTACCTGACCGTGTTCGTGGTCACGCTCGTCGCGCTACTCGTGGCGCTCCGGCTCGCCCGCCGCGGGATGGTCGCGGAGTACTACGGAGCGCTCGCGGCCTTCGGCACGCTCGCGCTTGTGGCCACGCTCGGCTATCTCACCTTCCTCTCGATCTCGACCGAGGCGCTGGGCTTTTACCCACAGATGCTCGTGCTCACGCTCGGGATCGCCTCGGCCATCGCCGGCGGGGTCTATCTCGCGATCGAGCGGATCGAGCCCGCGATCAACGCCGGCACCGGGTTCGTCGGCCTCGCGGTGATCTGGGCCCAGGCGATCGACGGCGTGGCGAACGTCCTCGCCTCCGACTGGTGGGACGCCATCGGCCTCCCCTTCCAGTACACCGCGAAACACCCGGCCAACGCGATCATCGTCGGTTTCACCGAGACGGTCTTCCCGCCGTCGTTCGTCGCGGCGGTCGGCGACTCGTGGCCATTCCTCGTGGTGAAGGTCGCGCTCGCGGTCGGCATCCTCTGGCTGTTCGACGACCGGATCATCGAGGAGAGCCCGCGCTACTCGCTGCTCCTCCTGCTCGCGGTCATCGTCGTCGGCCTCGGGCCCGGGACCCGGGACATGCTCCGGGCGACGTTCGGGATCTAA
- a CDS encoding sulfite exporter TauE/SafE family protein, producing the protein MSLTAAALTGGALGVYHALEADHLAAVATLVEDDGRDRHSGVVGVSWGVGHTIPVVALGVGFLLLGVTFPEQVTKLFEIVVGVVLVGLGVRMLVGVFGTETHEHDEQVHSHFRVGPVRLGAHHHLDGDSLLVGVVHGFAGSGALVVAMVSTAPATDTGLAFLGAFSLLSILTMGGVSMLWNHALARGFRRYLETGAAVLGIGVGLLLLAEQFTGLAVL; encoded by the coding sequence ATGTCACTCACCGCGGCCGCCCTCACCGGCGGCGCGCTCGGGGTGTATCACGCGCTCGAAGCCGATCACCTCGCCGCCGTCGCGACGCTCGTCGAGGACGACGGGCGAGACCGTCATTCCGGCGTCGTCGGCGTCTCGTGGGGTGTCGGTCACACGATCCCCGTCGTCGCGCTCGGCGTCGGCTTCCTGCTGCTCGGCGTCACGTTTCCCGAGCAGGTGACGAAGCTGTTCGAGATCGTCGTCGGGGTGGTTCTCGTCGGTCTCGGAGTTCGGATGCTCGTCGGGGTGTTCGGGACGGAAACGCACGAGCACGACGAGCAGGTCCACTCACATTTCAGGGTCGGTCCCGTTCGACTCGGCGCTCACCACCACCTCGACGGGGACTCGTTGCTCGTCGGCGTCGTTCACGGGTTCGCGGGGAGCGGCGCGCTGGTCGTCGCGATGGTCTCGACGGCTCCCGCGACCGACACCGGACTCGCCTTTCTGGGTGCGTTCAGTCTCCTCTCGATCCTGACGATGGGCGGTGTCTCGATGCTCTGGAATCACGCGCTCGCGCGAGGGTTCCGGCGGTATCTCGAAACCGGAGCCGCCGTTCTCGGCATCGGTGTCGGTCTCCTCTTGCTCGCCGAGCAGTTCACCGGGCTCGCTGTTCTCTGA
- a CDS encoding DUF309 domain-containing protein — MDEHTRDPTVGPPKGDPEGWRADRAATADDERAEGPASGQWEHATCRRAVVHGVRLYNTGKYHASHDCFEDEWYNYGRGNTESKFCHGMVQVAAGAYKHFDFHDDAGMRSLFRTALDYFRGVPRDFYGVDLLDVRTTLTNALDDPTALHGWAIRLDGESPEARPEDVAYAAALD; from the coding sequence ATGGACGAGCACACCCGCGACCCGACCGTGGGACCGCCAAAAGGCGATCCGGAGGGCTGGCGGGCTGACAGGGCGGCTACTGCCGACGACGAGCGGGCCGAAGGGCCCGCGAGTGGCCAGTGGGAGCATGCCACCTGCCGGCGGGCGGTCGTCCACGGCGTCAGGCTCTACAACACCGGGAAATATCACGCCTCACACGACTGTTTCGAGGACGAGTGGTACAACTACGGGCGAGGGAACACCGAATCGAAGTTCTGCCACGGGATGGTCCAGGTCGCGGCCGGCGCGTACAAGCACTTCGACTTCCACGACGATGCAGGGATGCGCTCGCTCTTTCGCACCGCACTCGATTACTTCCGAGGCGTCCCTCGGGACTTCTACGGCGTCGATCTGCTCGACGTGCGGACCACCCTGACCAACGCGCTCGACGACCCGACGGCGCTCCACGGCTGGGCGATCCGACTCGACGGGGAATCGCCAGAAGCGCGCCCGGAGGACGTCGCGTACGCGGCAGCGCTCGACTGA
- the glyA gene encoding serine hydroxymethyltransferase codes for MDYDRVREVDPSVADALDGELDRQRETLMMIASENHVSEAVMEAQSSELTNKYAEGYPGERYYGGCEYADDVEGLAIDRAKELWGAEYVNVQPHSGSQANMGVYLATLDPGDKILSLDLTHGGHLSHGHPKNFAGQVYEVENYEADPETGYIDYEALADHAEEFEPDMIVSGYSAYPREVEWQRIQDTAESVGAYHLADIAHITGLVAAGVHPSPVGITDFVTGSTHKTIRAGRGGIIMSSDEHASAIDAAIIPGMQGGPLMHNIAGKAVGFEEALQPAFEEYAEQVVDNAAALGDRLQEHGLSLVSGGTDTHLVLCDLRDSHPDTTGKEVEEALEEAGIVLNANTVPGETRSPFVASGIRAGTPGLTTRGFDEDACREVADCIARVVDAPDDESVREEVAADVDALTDRHPLYE; via the coding sequence ATGGACTACGACCGTGTTCGGGAGGTCGATCCGTCGGTCGCCGACGCGCTCGACGGCGAACTCGATCGCCAGCGCGAGACGCTGATGATGATCGCGAGCGAGAACCACGTCAGCGAGGCGGTGATGGAGGCCCAGAGTAGCGAACTCACCAACAAGTACGCCGAGGGGTATCCCGGCGAGCGGTATTACGGTGGCTGTGAGTACGCCGACGACGTCGAGGGGCTCGCCATCGACCGGGCGAAGGAGCTCTGGGGGGCCGAGTACGTCAACGTCCAGCCCCACAGCGGCTCCCAGGCCAACATGGGGGTGTACCTCGCCACCCTCGATCCCGGCGACAAAATTCTCTCGCTCGATCTGACTCACGGCGGCCATCTCTCCCACGGCCACCCGAAGAACTTCGCTGGCCAGGTCTACGAGGTCGAGAACTACGAGGCCGACCCCGAAACCGGGTACATCGACTACGAGGCGCTCGCCGACCACGCCGAGGAGTTCGAGCCCGACATGATCGTCTCGGGCTACTCGGCGTACCCCCGTGAGGTGGAGTGGCAGCGCATCCAGGACACCGCCGAATCGGTCGGCGCGTACCACCTCGCGGACATCGCCCACATCACGGGCCTCGTCGCGGCTGGCGTCCACCCCTCTCCCGTGGGGATCACCGACTTCGTCACCGGCTCGACGCACAAGACCATTCGAGCAGGTCGGGGCGGGATCATCATGTCGAGCGACGAGCACGCCTCGGCGATCGACGCCGCGATCATCCCGGGGATGCAGGGCGGCCCGCTGATGCACAATATCGCCGGGAAGGCGGTCGGGTTCGAGGAAGCACTCCAGCCCGCGTTCGAGGAGTACGCCGAGCAGGTCGTCGACAACGCCGCGGCGCTCGGCGACCGCCTCCAGGAGCACGGTCTTTCGCTGGTGTCGGGCGGCACCGACACCCATCTCGTGCTCTGTGATCTCCGCGACTCCCATCCCGACACCACGGGTAAGGAAGTCGAGGAGGCCCTGGAGGAGGCCGGCATCGTGCTGAACGCGAACACCGTGCCGGGCGAGACGCGCTCGCCGTTCGTCGCGAGCGGCATCCGCGCCGGGACGCCCGGCCTCACGACCCGCGGGTTCGACGAGGACGCGTGCCGGGAGGTCGCCGACTGCATCGCGCGCGTCGTTGACGCCCCGGACGACGAGAGCGTGCGCGAGGAGGTCGCGGCCGATGTCGACGCGCTCACCGACCGCCACCCGCTGTACGAGTGA
- a CDS encoding NUDIX domain-containing protein has product MTGTDDRYAVNVEAAIHRDGEYLFIERATTEDHAAGALALVGGTVEAIDTGDVLESALRREVREEVDIGITDPRYVQSNAFTTDDGTPCVNVVFLCRHDEGEARIAAPEEVAAVEWLSVGAALDRPALSPWTAEFLTMADERRAALDW; this is encoded by the coding sequence ATGACCGGAACCGACGACCGCTACGCCGTGAACGTCGAGGCCGCGATCCACCGCGACGGCGAGTACCTCTTTATCGAACGTGCGACGACCGAGGACCACGCCGCCGGGGCGCTCGCGCTCGTCGGCGGGACGGTCGAGGCGATCGACACTGGTGACGTCCTCGAAAGCGCGCTCCGGCGCGAGGTTCGCGAGGAGGTCGACATCGGAATCACGGATCCACGGTACGTCCAGAGCAACGCGTTCACGACCGACGACGGGACGCCCTGCGTGAACGTCGTGTTTCTCTGTCGGCACGACGAGGGCGAGGCGCGGATCGCCGCCCCCGAGGAGGTCGCCGCCGTGGAGTGGCTGTCGGTCGGGGCAGCGCTCGATCGACCGGCGCTGTCGCCGTGGACCGCGGAGTTCCTGACGATGGCCGACGAGCGCCGCGCGGCACTCGATTGGTGA
- a CDS encoding YcaO-like family protein — MNVGIVGSGPAADAVRAALAEADATVESIDPVAIDTVDLGIVVDDSGAECFERANDHARESATPWLAIERGGVGGRAVCEASITGFGPETACYECLSLRVAANADSDGDSPEDDPDGGEADESGIDATAAWLAGALAGTEARRLCAGEPSRVLGGVIELPHAERRVLPVPNCECASDEEQDRSLARDFEERDLDDALARAERALDDRVGIVREVGEAASYPAPYYLARTGDTAEFSDASAAGEAAGVAGDWNAAFMKALGEALERYSAGIYRDARFTHATASDLDGAIPPGAFVLPGSAEPATDESERPTIPWVPGEEIVSGASVHLPAELVQFPPPERRHGPPITTGLGLGSSGAEALCSGLYEAIERDAAMVSWYSTFDPLGLVVDDEGFSTLAARARSEGLRVHPVLLTQDVDIPVVAVAVERDEWPRFAVGSAADLDPTAAARSALAEALQNWMELRAMGPEAAAAAEGAIGEYAETPGDAATFFGSDAGVPAASVGPDPTPTGADELDSLAGRVTDAGLDAYAARLTPRDVEELGFEAVRVLVPAAQPLFTDEPYFGERAERVPRESGFEPRLDREFHPYP; from the coding sequence ATGAACGTCGGTATCGTCGGGAGTGGACCCGCCGCGGACGCGGTTCGCGCGGCGCTCGCCGAGGCGGATGCGACTGTGGAATCGATCGATCCCGTGGCGATCGACACGGTCGATCTCGGGATCGTGGTCGACGATTCGGGAGCCGAGTGCTTCGAGCGCGCGAACGATCACGCCCGCGAGAGCGCGACACCGTGGCTGGCGATCGAGCGCGGCGGTGTCGGTGGCCGGGCCGTCTGCGAGGCGTCCATCACGGGGTTTGGCCCAGAGACGGCGTGTTACGAGTGTCTGTCTCTGCGTGTCGCGGCGAACGCCGACAGCGACGGCGACTCCCCCGAAGACGATCCTGATGGGGGCGAGGCGGACGAGTCCGGCATCGATGCCACGGCGGCGTGGCTCGCGGGCGCGCTCGCGGGCACGGAGGCACGCCGGCTGTGCGCGGGCGAGCCCTCGCGGGTGCTCGGCGGCGTGATCGAACTGCCCCACGCCGAGCGCCGCGTGCTTCCGGTGCCGAACTGCGAGTGCGCGAGCGACGAAGAGCAGGACCGGTCGCTCGCGCGTGACTTCGAGGAACGCGACCTCGACGACGCGCTGGCGCGTGCCGAGCGCGCGCTCGACGATCGAGTGGGGATCGTCCGCGAGGTCGGTGAGGCCGCCTCCTATCCCGCGCCGTACTACCTCGCACGCACCGGCGACACGGCGGAGTTCAGCGACGCGAGCGCCGCGGGCGAGGCGGCGGGCGTCGCTGGCGACTGGAACGCCGCGTTCATGAAGGCGCTCGGCGAGGCGCTCGAACGCTACAGCGCCGGCATCTACCGCGACGCGAGGTTCACGCACGCGACGGCGAGCGATCTCGACGGCGCGATTCCACCGGGTGCGTTCGTCCTGCCCGGAAGCGCCGAACCGGCCACCGATGAAAGCGAGAGGCCGACGATCCCGTGGGTGCCGGGCGAGGAGATAGTAAGTGGCGCGTCGGTCCACCTGCCGGCGGAGCTCGTCCAGTTCCCGCCGCCCGAACGCCGTCACGGACCACCGATCACCACGGGATTGGGGCTGGGGAGTTCGGGAGCCGAAGCGCTGTGCTCGGGGCTGTACGAGGCCATCGAGCGCGACGCCGCGATGGTGTCGTGGTACTCGACGTTCGACCCGCTCGGCCTCGTGGTCGACGACGAGGGCTTTTCGACGCTCGCCGCACGGGCGCGCTCGGAGGGGCTGCGCGTGCACCCTGTCTTGTTGACCCAGGACGTCGACATCCCGGTGGTGGCGGTCGCTGTCGAGCGCGACGAGTGGCCGCGCTTCGCGGTCGGTTCCGCCGCGGACCTCGACCCCACCGCGGCCGCACGGTCGGCGCTCGCCGAGGCGCTCCAGAACTGGATGGAGCTGCGCGCGATGGGGCCCGAGGCCGCAGCGGCCGCCGAGGGTGCGATCGGGGAGTACGCCGAAACGCCGGGCGATGCGGCGACCTTCTTCGGGAGCGACGCCGGCGTTCCGGCCGCGAGCGTCGGTCCCGATCCGACCCCCACCGGAGCCGACGAACTCGACTCGCTCGCGGGGCGCGTGACCGACGCGGGGCTCGACGCCTACGCCGCGCGACTCACCCCGCGCGACGTCGAAGAACTCGGCTTCGAGGCGGTTCGCGTGCTCGTTCCCGCGGCCCAGCCCCTCTTTACCGACGAGCCGTACTTCGGCGAGCGTGCGGAGCGGGTGCCGCGCGAGTCGGGCTTCGAGCCGCGACTCGACCGCGAGTTCCATCCCTATCCCTGA